A portion of the Punica granatum isolate Tunisia-2019 chromosome 7, ASM765513v2, whole genome shotgun sequence genome contains these proteins:
- the LOC116215365 gene encoding protein farnesyltransferase/geranylgeranyltransferase type-1 subunit alpha produces the protein MSSSEGEEDPAVWLPLRARPEWADVAPLPQDDGPNPVVTIAYKDDFRETMDYFRAVFRANELSPRSLALTSLAISFNAGNYTVWQFRRRVLEALGSDLHHELDFTEQIAKGNAKNYQLWHHRRWVAEKLGPDAADRELKFTRKIFCMDAKNYHAWSHRQWVLQNLGGWDDELDYCQQLLEEDIFNNSAWNQRYFVITRSPLLGGLKATRDSEVAYAVESIKSFPENESPWRYLHGLYKNDTAAWVNDPRVSSICLDILKAKRHCVFALSTLLDLLCHGYNPSQEVMDAVNGMGISDSDSTGSDSGIAKFICSILGQEDPMRANYWAWRKSQLP, from the exons ATGTCATCGTCGGAAGGGGAGGAAGACCCGGCGGTGTGGCTCCCGCTCAGGGCGCGGCCGGAGTGGGCGGACGTGGCGCCGCTGCCCCAAGATGACGGCCCCAACCCGGTGGTGACCATTGCCTACAAGGATGACTTCCGGGAGACGATGGACTACTTCCGGGCCGTCTTCAGAGCCAACGAGCTCTCCCCTCGGTCCCTCGCCCTCACCTCTCTCGCCATCTCCTTCAACGCCGGGAATTACACT GTTTGGCAATTTAGGCGTCGAGTTCTCGAGGCTCTCGGCTCTGATTTGCACCATGAACTGGATTTCACTGAGCAGATTGCCAAGGGTAACGCCAAAAATTACCAGTTGTG GCATCACAGGCGGTGGGTTGCAGAGAAACTTGGACCTGATGCTGCAGATAGGGAACTTAAATTCACGAGGAAGATTTTCTGCATGGATGCTAAGAACTATCATGCCTGGTCCCATAGGCAG TGGGTTCTTCAAAATCTGGGAGGGTGGGACGATGAGCTCGATTATTGTCAGCAGCTCCTCGAGGAAGACATTTTCAACAATTCTGCTTGGAACCAG AGATATTTCGTCATTACAAGATCTCCTCTCTTAGGAGGCCTGAAAGCAACGAGAGACTCTGAAGTTGCGTACGCAGTTGAATCCATCAAGAGCTTTCCTGAGAACGAGAGCCCATGGAGATACCTCCATGGTCTTTACAAGAATGACACTGCAGCTTGGGTGAATGATCCTCGGGTCTCTTCAATTTGTCTGGACATCCTCAAAGCCAAGAGACATTGTGTGTTTGCTCTAAGTACGCTGCTGGATCTCCTGTGCCATGGATATAATCCAAGCCAAGAAGTGATGGATGCTGTAAATGGGATGGGGATTTCAGATTCCGATTCAACAGGTTCTGATTCTGGTATAGCGAAATTTATTTGTTCGATTCTGGGGCAGGAGGACCCCATGAGAGCTAATTATTGGGCATGGAGGAAGAGTCAGCTGCCTTAA